A window of Limosilactobacillus sp. WILCCON 0051 genomic DNA:
CTTTAATCATGATCCGCTGCGCAATCGCAAGCTGCTGCTGCATAAAAAAGAGATTAAAAAGATTGCCGGTGAGCTGTCGACCAAAGGGATTACGCTGATTCCACTGAAAATGTATATCAAGCATGGCTATGCCAAAGTACTGCTGGGATTGGCCAAGGGGAAGCATGAATACGACAAGCGCGAGTCGATCAAGAAGCGTGAGCAGGAGCGCCAGATCGAACGTGTTTTGAAACATTACTAAATCAGATTTTGCGCAAAATAAAACGGGCGTGCATTCTAAAAAAGATGCACCCCGTTTTTATTCTGGCTGATGATTGCCGATGTTTTGATCATTAAGCAGCGTTTTAGGCACGAATCCCATGCTTAGATCGCCCTGGTCAGTTGATGACATCGGATTCAGCTGACGCAATCGTTCCCGCAGCGGCTGGCGATCATGATGTCTGGCCCAGCGGTTGATGATGGTGGCCGTTAAGATCGCTAATGGCTCATCGGCTTGATTGGTGACGCTTAAACAGCTGCAGAAGCCACCAGTATTTGACACCGGCTCAACTGCAAAGATCAAGCGGCTGCCGCAAAAGACCTTGAAGCGTCCACTTACTAATGAGCCGACGACAATCCAGTTGAGACCGTGGATATAGATCAGTTCATGAAAAAGTCCCAGTGATTTGCCGATCGTGCCAACTTGACGCCGATTTAAATAAAGAGCGAATTTTGGCGTAAGACCGAGCGTTAATTGCTTGGCTTCGGCTAACAATTCACCGCTCATCGTATATAATGAAAGTGCATCATAGCGAATCCCCCATTTACCGGCTAACAGGTAGCATGAATGGCCGCTTTCGTCATGAATGACGGTAGCACTGTTCAAGTCGGTTGAACGGTCGCGGATGTACAATTGCCGCATGACAGAAATCACCACTTTTCCTAAATATCTAACTACCATTTTAACAGCTGTCGGCAATAAAAACAGTCAATTAACGCGATCAAAATAGGTATCGTATTTGTAATAATCATGTTAAAATATTCACGAGGTGCTGACTTTGAAACAACTTATCCATAACGATTGGTGGGGCGTGCTTGAGCCCCAGTTTGAATCTGCCTACTATGCCCAGCTGCATGCTTTTTTAGCTGACGAATATGCCCATCAGACGATCTATCCAGAGATGCATCATATTTTTGAAGCCTTTGAATGGACTCCCTTTTCAAAGGTAA
This region includes:
- the smpB gene encoding SsrA-binding protein SmpB — translated: MAKKSHHEKDDNLIAQNKKARHDYSVLETYEAGIALTGTEIKSVRARRVNLKDGFAQLHNGELWLMNVHISQYDNGTFFNHDPLRNRKLLLHKKEIKKIAGELSTKGITLIPLKMYIKHGYAKVLLGLAKGKHEYDKRESIKKREQERQIERVLKHY